Part of the Planctomycetota bacterium genome is shown below.
TCCGCGTAGCGCACGAGGTCCAGCCAGAACCGCGCCCAGCGCTCGCCGGTGCGCGGGTGGGCCAGCATCCGGTCCACGAGCCGCTCGTAGGCGTCGGGCGCCGGGTCGCGGACGAAGGCTTCGACCTCCTCGGGCGCCGGCGGCAGGCCGTGCAGGTCGAAGCTCAGGCGCCGGATGAGGGTCCGGCGGTCGGCTTCCGGGGCGGGGACGAGACCTTCGGCTTCAAGCCTGGCCTGGAGGAAGCGGTCCACGGGATTCCGGCAGAGCTCCGGGGCGCGGACGTCGGGCGGGGCCGGGTCGCGCGGCGGCCGGAAGGACCAGAAGGCGCGGTCGCGCTCGGTGATCTCCTTTTCGGGGCGCGTCCGGGGCGGAGCGGCCGCGGCGCTCCACGGGGCGCCCATCCGCACCCAGCGCTCGAGGATTTCGGCTTCCCCTCGGGGCAGGCGCTCCTTGGGCGGCATCCGCAGCTCCGGATCCTTCCAGGAGACGGCCCGCACGAGAAGCGACGCCCCGGGGTCTCCGGGGACGACGGCGGGTCCCTGGTTCCCCCCTTTCAGGACGGCGTCCCGGGAATCCAGGCGCAGGCCGCCTTTGACCTTGCCCCCTCCCTCGGCGCTGTGGCACGAGAAGCAGCGCGCCGCCAGGAGCGGGCGGACTTTGGCTTCGAAGAAGCGCTCGGGCGGCTCGCCGTCGTCTCCCGGCCGGGGGCCGGCCAGGAGCGCCGCCAGAACCAGGGTTTTCGGGCCCATCATCTCTCTATTCGCACGTCCCGGCGGGTTGTGTAATAGAATCGAAAGGACGATGGACGATCGGGCTTTTCCGGAGACGCACTGGTCGCAGCTTCTGACGCTGCGGAATCCGGCGCATCCCAAGCACGCGGAGCACCTGGAGCGCCTGGTGCGCCTCTATTGGAGTCCGGCGTATCACTACCTGCGGTCGCTGCGGGGCGTTTCCGCCGGGGACGCGGAGGACCTGACCCAGCAGTTTTTCACGCTGCTTCTCTCGCGGGGTTCGCTCCGCCGTCTGGATCCGGACCGCGGGAGCTTCCGGGGGTTTCTGAAGACGGCGCTCCGGCGGTTCGCGGTGGACGCCGAGCGGCGCGAGGCGGCGCGGTCGCCGCGGGGCGGCGCGCGGCTCTTCCGCTTCGAGGAGGCCGAAGCGCTGTGGCGGCAAGGGCGGTCACGGGACGCCGCGGGCTCTCCCGAGGACGCCTTCGATCGCGAATGGGCCCGGAGCGTTCTGGAGCGCGCGGTGGAGCGTCTGAAGGAGGAGCTCCAGGGCAGGGGCAAGGCGGCGGACTTCGAGCTTTTCCGCCGGTACTGCCTGGAGCCGGAGGGCGAGGCCCTTTCCTACGAGGCGCTGGCGCGGGAGCGCAAGTGCTCGGTGGACGACGTCCGCAACGCCCTGCGGGCGGTGCGCCGGCGGGGACGGGAGATTCTCGAGGATCTGCTCCGGGATTATCTTTTCCCCGGCGAGCGCCTCGAGGACGAGATTCGATTCATTCTGTCGCGATGAACCCGGATTCCTGGGACCGCGTCCGGCGGTTTTTCTCCGAGGAGGAGGACGTTCCGGAGGGGCGCGGGCGGTACGAGATCGTCCGCGAGATCGGCCGGGGCGGGATGTCCGTGGTCTACGAGGCGCGGGACCGGCGGCTCGGGCGGCGGGTGGCGCTCAAGGTGCTCAGGGAGGTCGGGCCCGAGCGGGTGCGGAGGGAAGCCGAGGCCGCGGCGCGCCTGCGTCATCCGAACGTGGTGGCGGTCCATGAGGTGGGTCCGGACTACATCGTCATGGACCTGGTCGCCGGCCGGACGCTGGCGGAAGCGATGCCGGAGCTGGACCGGGGGGAGCGCCTGCGGATCCTGGAAGCGGTGGCGGCGGCGGTGGCGCACGCTCATGCGCACGGAGTGGTGCATCGGGACCTCAAGCCGGCGAACGTGCTTCTCGAGCCGGACGGTCGGGTCGTGCTGACGGATTTCGGCCTGGCGCGGCTGGTGGGGGGCGAAGATCTGACGCGGACGGGCGCGGTGGTCGGGACGCCGCACTACATGGCGCCGGAGCTGGTGCGGGGAGAGGGGCACCGGGCGGGGCCGGCGGCGGACGTCTGGTCGCTGGGGGTGATGCTGTATGAAGCGCTGTCCGGCCGGAGGCCTTTCGACGGCGCGACGCCGCTGGCGATTTATGAGCGGATCGTGCACGCGGATCCGGAGCCGCTTCCGGGGGATTTCGGGGCGATTGCGGCGCGGGCGCTCGAGAAGGATCCGGCGCGGCGGTATCCGGACGCCGGGGCGATGGCGGAGGACCTGCGGCGGGCGCGCGCCGGGGAGCCGATTCGGGCGCGGCGGGTGGGGCCGCTGGGGAGGCTGTGGCGGCGGGCGCGGAGGAAGCCGCGGATCGCGGCGCTGGCGGTTCTGGCGTTGGGGGCGCTGGCGGCGGCGGGCGGACTGGCCGCGG
Proteins encoded:
- a CDS encoding sigma factor, producing MDDRAFPETHWSQLLTLRNPAHPKHAEHLERLVRLYWSPAYHYLRSLRGVSAGDAEDLTQQFFTLLLSRGSLRRLDPDRGSFRGFLKTALRRFAVDAERREAARSPRGGARLFRFEEAEALWRQGRSRDAAGSPEDAFDREWARSVLERAVERLKEELQGRGKAADFELFRRYCLEPEGEALSYEALARERKCSVDDVRNALRAVRRRGREILEDLLRDYLFPGERLEDEIRFILSR
- a CDS encoding serine/threonine-protein kinase, which gives rise to MNPDSWDRVRRFFSEEEDVPEGRGRYEIVREIGRGGMSVVYEARDRRLGRRVALKVLREVGPERVRREAEAAARLRHPNVVAVHEVGPDYIVMDLVAGRTLAEAMPELDRGERLRILEAVAAAVAHAHAHGVVHRDLKPANVLLEPDGRVVLTDFGLARLVGGEDLTRTGAVVGTPHYMAPELVRGEGHRAGPAADVWSLGVMLYEALSGRRPFDGATPLAIYERIVHADPEPLPGDFGAIAARALEKDPARRYPDAGAMAEDLRRARAGEPIRARRVGPLGRLWRRARRKPRIAALAVLALGALAAAGGLAA